In Rhizobiales bacterium NRL2, a genomic segment contains:
- a CDS encoding universal stress protein UspA has translation MFKKIMVPVDLNHADKLEKALNTAADLANHYSATICYVGVTAATPGAVAHNPEEFGRKLAAFADEQAGARGVKTESKPMTSHDPAIDLDDTLMEALEQTGCDLVVMATHVPNISDYLWSSNGGRIANHSRASVFLVRD, from the coding sequence ATGTTCAAGAAGATCATGGTTCCGGTGGATCTCAATCACGCCGACAAGCTGGAGAAGGCGCTGAATACTGCCGCCGATCTGGCCAACCACTATAGCGCGACGATCTGCTATGTCGGCGTGACGGCGGCGACGCCGGGCGCCGTCGCCCACAATCCCGAGGAGTTCGGCCGCAAATTGGCCGCCTTCGCCGACGAACAGGCGGGTGCACGCGGCGTGAAGACGGAATCGAAGCCGATGACCAGCCACGATCCCGCCATCGACCTGGACGATACCCTGATGGAGGCGCTGGAGCAGACCGGCTGCGACCTGGTGGTCATGGCGACCCACGTCCCCAATATCAGCGACTATCTCTGGTCGTCGAACGGCGGCCGGATCGCCAACCATTCCCGGGCTTCGGTCTTCCTCGTGCGTGACTGA
- a CDS encoding aconitate hydratase yields MAENLARKLIAEHLLEGRMKPGEPIHLAIDQTLTQDATGTLVMLALEAMGLERVKTEVSVQYVDHNLLQTDNRNPDDHLFLESACRRFGVWFSPPGNGVSHPLHTRYFCKPGRTLLGADSHTPAAGAMGMLAMGAGGIDVAMAMAGEPFVLDMPEIWGVRLTGELPDWVSAKDVILEMLRRHGVAGGRGRVIEYHGPGLEALGVMDRHVIANMGTELGATSSVFPADAAVRDYLSLHGRDGDHAPWTADDGAGYDHHEEIDLSELEPLIAKPSSPGNVVPVRDVAGADVYQAYIGSSANPGFRDFAVVAQMMRGRNRPANVSLDINPTSRDDLRDLAGEGHLSALLAAGARLHQAGCNGCIGMGQAPATGRNSLRTVPRNFPDRSGTPEDSVFLCSPETAAAAALTGRITDPRELEMGHPKIAPPRRPAFDWENFAVPPRSEAAEETELVKGPNIASIPDFEALPDELDLQVLLKLGDDISTDEIMPAGTDILPYRSNIPKIAEFAFRVIDKSYADRAAAAREEGDGHVIVAGGNYGQGSSREHAAIAPRALGLRAVAARSFARIHRQNLINYGVAPLLLDDADDAEELEQDGRMTLTGLRGAVDDADSVTARTGRGAEIVLRLDLGAREREVLLAGGLVNWWRAG; encoded by the coding sequence ATGGCCGAGAATCTCGCCCGCAAGCTGATTGCAGAGCATCTGCTGGAAGGCCGCATGAAACCCGGCGAGCCGATCCACCTCGCCATCGACCAGACCCTGACCCAGGACGCCACCGGTACGCTCGTCATGCTGGCGCTGGAGGCGATGGGGCTGGAGCGGGTGAAGACCGAAGTGTCCGTCCAGTATGTCGACCACAACCTGCTCCAGACCGACAACCGCAACCCGGACGATCACCTGTTCCTCGAAAGCGCCTGCCGGCGCTTCGGCGTCTGGTTCAGCCCGCCCGGCAACGGGGTCAGCCACCCGCTGCACACCCGGTACTTCTGCAAGCCGGGACGGACCCTGCTGGGGGCCGACAGCCATACGCCGGCCGCGGGCGCGATGGGCATGCTGGCGATGGGTGCGGGCGGCATCGATGTCGCCATGGCGATGGCCGGCGAACCCTTCGTCCTCGACATGCCGGAGATCTGGGGCGTCAGGCTCACCGGCGAACTGCCCGACTGGGTCAGCGCCAAGGACGTGATCCTCGAGATGCTCCGCCGCCACGGCGTCGCCGGAGGGCGCGGGCGGGTCATCGAATACCATGGCCCGGGGCTGGAAGCGCTCGGTGTCATGGACCGCCACGTCATCGCCAACATGGGCACCGAACTGGGCGCCACTTCCAGCGTCTTTCCCGCCGACGCCGCGGTCAGGGACTATCTCTCCCTTCACGGCCGGGACGGGGACCATGCGCCGTGGACCGCCGACGACGGCGCCGGCTACGACCATCACGAGGAAATCGACCTTTCGGAACTGGAGCCGCTGATCGCGAAGCCGTCGAGCCCCGGCAATGTGGTCCCCGTGCGGGATGTGGCGGGCGCGGACGTCTATCAGGCCTATATCGGATCCTCGGCCAATCCGGGATTCCGCGACTTCGCCGTCGTCGCCCAAATGATGCGCGGCCGCAACCGCCCGGCCAATGTGTCGCTGGACATCAATCCGACCAGCCGCGACGACCTGCGCGACCTGGCGGGCGAAGGCCATCTCTCGGCCCTGCTGGCGGCCGGCGCGCGGCTGCATCAGGCAGGCTGCAATGGCTGCATCGGCATGGGGCAGGCGCCGGCGACGGGGCGCAACAGCCTGCGCACCGTGCCGCGCAACTTCCCCGACCGCTCGGGCACGCCGGAGGATAGCGTCTTTCTCTGCAGTCCGGAGACGGCCGCCGCCGCGGCGCTGACCGGGCGCATTACCGATCCGCGCGAACTGGAGATGGGGCACCCGAAGATCGCTCCGCCCCGCCGGCCCGCTTTCGACTGGGAGAATTTCGCCGTGCCGCCGCGGTCCGAAGCGGCGGAGGAGACCGAACTGGTGAAGGGCCCCAATATCGCCAGCATTCCGGATTTCGAGGCCCTGCCGGATGAACTGGATCTGCAGGTGCTGCTCAAGCTGGGCGACGACATCTCCACCGACGAGATCATGCCCGCGGGCACCGACATCCTGCCCTATCGCAGCAATATCCCGAAGATCGCCGAGTTCGCCTTCCGGGTGATCGACAAGAGCTATGCAGACAGGGCCGCCGCGGCGCGGGAGGAGGGCGACGGTCACGTCATCGTCGCCGGAGGCAATTATGGCCAGGGCTCCAGCCGGGAACACGCGGCCATCGCGCCGCGCGCACTCGGGCTTCGTGCGGTCGCCGCCCGCAGCTTTGCACGCATCCACCGCCAGAATCTGATCAACTACGGCGTCGCGCCGCTGCTTCTGGACGATGCGGATGATGCCGAGGAACTGGAACAGGATGGCCGGATGACGCTGACCGGTCTGCGCGGCGCGGTGGATGACGCGGATTCGGTCACGGCGCGGACGGGACGGGGCGCGGAGATCGTGCTCCGGCTCGACCTCGGTGCGCGCGAGCGTGAGGTGCTGCTGGCCGGCGGCCTGGTCAACTGGTGGCGCGCCGGCTGA
- a CDS encoding fatty-acid oxidation protein subunit alpha, translating to MTGQILQTLESRFMTPGPEDDGSGFRHWRFAVDGQGIAWARLDKAGSSANTLDGAVLEEFSTILERLEADRPKGLVIRSAKPGGFCVGADIAQFRGMDDPARVREEIDRGNAALDRLEKADFPTVAIIHGPCLGGGLELALACDHRIAIDGASFGFPEVLLGLHPGLGGSVRLTRLIDPTEAMTMMLTGKTAHTAKARKLGIVDAVTEERHVASAVRAAVGGEIEKRSQDFRDAALNTLAGREIAARQMRAKTAKKAPPEHYPAPHRLIEIWRRHGGDRDEMREAEADSFAQLLTGETARNLIRVFFLRENLKGQAPDSSDVRRVHVVGAGTMGGDIAGLCAIKGLRVTLGDVDNRVIADAVKRCAAMAKAKHMKPAEVRAALDRLIPDPNGDGVAHAELVIEAGPEKAEVKQKIYGELEPRMKADAVLATNTSSLPLDQLAKSLDRPERFVGIHFFNPVAKMDLVEVVSHDGADGTALEQARGFLGRIGKLPAPVRTAPGFLVNRCLTPYLMEAIIMMDEGVKPETIDRAAERFGMPMGPIELADQVGLDIALSVADVLQERLDRPIPETPDWLRRKVDGGDLGRKSGRGFYEWKDGKADKDDDAPDPGEGVTDRLVMPMLDACATCLREGVVGDEDVLDGAMIFATGFAPFRGGPMHYARERGFGEVADALAGLRENHGDRFAPDSYWTERGD from the coding sequence ATGACGGGACAGATCCTGCAGACGCTCGAGAGCCGGTTCATGACGCCGGGGCCGGAGGATGACGGCAGCGGCTTCCGGCACTGGCGCTTCGCCGTTGACGGACAGGGAATTGCCTGGGCCCGGCTCGACAAGGCCGGCTCATCGGCCAACACGCTGGACGGCGCGGTGCTGGAAGAGTTCTCCACGATCCTCGAGCGTCTGGAGGCGGATCGGCCGAAGGGGCTGGTGATCCGCTCCGCGAAGCCGGGCGGCTTCTGCGTCGGCGCCGATATCGCCCAGTTCCGGGGGATGGACGATCCCGCCCGCGTGCGCGAAGAGATCGACCGCGGCAATGCCGCGCTCGACCGTCTGGAAAAGGCGGACTTCCCGACGGTCGCGATCATTCACGGCCCCTGCCTGGGTGGGGGGCTCGAACTCGCCCTGGCCTGCGATCATCGCATCGCTATCGACGGCGCCAGCTTCGGCTTTCCCGAGGTCCTGCTGGGACTGCACCCGGGGCTGGGTGGTTCGGTCCGGCTGACGCGGCTGATCGATCCGACCGAAGCGATGACCATGATGCTGACGGGCAAGACCGCCCACACGGCGAAAGCCCGCAAGCTGGGGATCGTCGACGCCGTGACCGAGGAGCGGCACGTGGCATCCGCCGTGCGGGCGGCCGTCGGCGGCGAGATCGAGAAGCGCAGCCAGGATTTCAGGGATGCGGCGCTGAACACGCTGGCCGGACGCGAGATCGCGGCGCGCCAGATGCGGGCGAAGACGGCGAAGAAGGCCCCGCCCGAGCACTATCCTGCGCCGCACCGGCTCATCGAGATCTGGCGGCGTCACGGCGGCGACCGGGATGAAATGCGGGAGGCCGAAGCCGACTCGTTCGCGCAGTTGCTGACCGGGGAGACCGCCCGCAACCTGATCCGGGTCTTCTTCCTGCGCGAGAACCTGAAGGGACAGGCGCCGGATTCCTCGGACGTTCGACGGGTTCATGTCGTGGGCGCCGGCACCATGGGCGGCGACATCGCCGGGCTTTGCGCCATCAAGGGGCTGAGAGTGACGCTGGGCGACGTCGACAACCGGGTCATCGCCGATGCGGTGAAGCGCTGCGCGGCGATGGCGAAGGCGAAACACATGAAGCCCGCCGAAGTGCGCGCAGCGCTCGACCGGCTGATTCCCGACCCGAACGGCGATGGCGTTGCGCATGCCGAACTGGTGATCGAGGCCGGCCCGGAGAAGGCAGAGGTCAAGCAGAAGATTTATGGCGAACTGGAGCCGCGGATGAAGGCGGACGCGGTGCTCGCCACCAACACCTCGTCTCTGCCGCTGGATCAGCTTGCGAAGTCGTTGGATCGTCCGGAGCGTTTCGTCGGTATCCATTTCTTCAACCCGGTGGCGAAGATGGATCTCGTCGAAGTTGTCAGCCATGACGGCGCCGACGGCACGGCCCTGGAGCAGGCGCGAGGCTTTCTCGGCCGGATCGGCAAGCTGCCGGCGCCGGTTCGGACCGCGCCCGGCTTCCTCGTGAACCGCTGCCTGACGCCCTATCTGATGGAAGCCATCATCATGATGGACGAGGGCGTGAAACCCGAAACCATCGATCGGGCCGCCGAGCGCTTCGGTATGCCCATGGGGCCGATCGAGCTGGCCGACCAGGTCGGGCTCGACATCGCCTTGAGCGTGGCCGACGTACTGCAGGAGCGGCTGGACAGGCCGATCCCGGAAACCCCGGACTGGCTGCGCCGCAAGGTCGACGGCGGCGATCTGGGCCGGAAGTCGGGACGCGGCTTCTACGAATGGAAGGACGGCAAGGCCGACAAGGACGACGACGCGCCCGACCCCGGCGAGGGCGTGACGGACCGTCTGGTGATGCCCATGCTGGATGCCTGCGCAACCTGCCTGCGCGAGGGCGTCGTCGGCGACGAGGACGTGCTGGACGGTGCGATGATCTTCGCCACCGGGTTCGCGCCGTTCCGCGGCGGGCCGATGCACTACGCCCGGGAGCGGGGCTTCGGCGAGGTCGCCGACGCCCTGGCCGGCCTGCGCGAGAATCACGGCGACCGCTTCGCGCCGGATTCATACTGGACGGAAAGAGGCGACTGA
- a CDS encoding acetyl-CoA acetyltransferase (Catalyzes the synthesis of acetoacetyl coenzyme A from two molecules of acetyl coenzyme A. It can also act as a thiolase, catalyzing the reverse reaction and generating two-carbon units from the four-carbon product of fatty acid oxidation) — protein MSGRPVYIADGARTPFLKARGGPGPFSPVDLAVQCGRPLLLRQPFAPESFDQVILGCVNVVPDEMNPARVAALRLGMGEAMTAFTVQINCGSGMQSIDTGFRYIREGKADLILAGGAESLSHAPLVFRDEAVEWFSELNRARGLSDTAEALADFRPGHFKPLIGLEKGLTDPIVELNMGQTAEVLAHLFDISREAADSYAVRSHLRLARAQSEGWLDGEVTPAFSADGEVFESDDGVRPESSEDKLAGLKPVFEPPWGKVTAGNSSQITDGASWVVLASEEAVKAHGLEPIAEIADSEWAALDPSIMGLGPVMSATPLLNRNDRDLDDIELWEINEAFAAQVLACVAAWEDETFCRDALGLDEPMGSLDAARLNIDGGAISLGHPVGTSGNRIVLHLANAMRREGKSLGVATECIGGGQGGAMLIRAA, from the coding sequence ATGAGCGGCCGTCCCGTCTACATCGCCGATGGCGCCCGCACGCCGTTCCTGAAAGCGCGCGGCGGGCCGGGTCCGTTCTCGCCCGTCGACCTTGCCGTGCAGTGCGGGCGGCCGCTGCTGCTGCGTCAGCCCTTCGCGCCGGAGAGCTTCGACCAGGTCATTCTCGGCTGCGTCAACGTCGTCCCCGACGAGATGAACCCGGCGCGCGTCGCCGCGCTCCGGCTCGGCATGGGGGAGGCGATGACCGCCTTCACCGTGCAGATCAACTGCGGCTCGGGCATGCAATCCATCGACACGGGCTTCCGCTACATCCGGGAGGGCAAGGCCGACCTGATCCTGGCGGGTGGCGCGGAATCGCTGAGCCATGCCCCGCTCGTCTTCCGCGACGAGGCGGTGGAATGGTTCTCCGAGCTGAACCGGGCCCGGGGCCTGAGCGACACGGCCGAAGCCCTGGCCGATTTCCGCCCCGGTCATTTCAAGCCGCTGATCGGCCTGGAGAAGGGCCTGACGGACCCGATCGTCGAACTCAACATGGGCCAGACCGCCGAAGTGCTTGCCCACCTGTTCGATATATCCCGGGAAGCCGCGGACAGCTACGCCGTCCGAAGCCATCTCCGGCTGGCCCGCGCCCAGAGTGAGGGCTGGCTCGACGGCGAGGTCACGCCGGCCTTCTCGGCTGATGGCGAGGTCTTCGAGAGCGACGACGGTGTGCGGCCGGAAAGCTCGGAGGACAAGCTGGCCGGATTGAAGCCCGTGTTCGAACCGCCCTGGGGCAAGGTCACGGCCGGCAACAGCTCCCAGATCACCGATGGCGCCAGCTGGGTGGTGCTGGCGTCGGAAGAAGCCGTGAAGGCGCACGGACTGGAGCCGATCGCCGAGATCGCCGACAGCGAATGGGCGGCGCTCGACCCGTCGATCATGGGCCTGGGGCCGGTCATGAGCGCAACGCCGCTGCTGAACCGCAACGACCGCGATCTGGACGACATCGAACTCTGGGAGATCAACGAGGCCTTCGCCGCACAGGTGCTGGCGTGCGTCGCGGCCTGGGAGGACGAAACCTTCTGCCGGGACGCTTTGGGCCTGGACGAACCGATGGGCAGCCTCGACGCCGCGCGTCTCAATATCGACGGCGGTGCGATCAGCCTCGGCCATCCGGTGGGCACCAGCGGCAACCGCATCGTGCTCCACCTCGCCAACGCCATGCGGCGCGAAGGCAAGTCGCTGGGGGTGGCTACCGAGTGCATCGGCGGCGGCCAGGGCGGCGCCATGCTCATCCGGGCGGCGTGA
- the fadE gene encoding acyl-CoA dehydrogenase (functions in fatty acid oxidation; converts acyl-CoA and FAD to FADH2 and delta2-enoyl-CoA): MLGTVRKKLLTRPLFKWAKGVLPGMSATEREALDAGDVWWDAALFSGDPDWKTLQNVPKPELSAEERAFIDGPVDELCAMIDDWRISWEDGDLPDEVWRFMKEKGFFGMIIPKAYGGLEFSAWAQSEVVRRISTRSADAAVTVMVPNSLGPGELLMEFGTDEQRDYWLPRLADGREVPCFGLTSPEAGSDAASMEDTGVVCRGRFQGEEVLGIRLNWHKRYITLGPVATVLGLAFKLKDPDGLLGGAMDLGITVALVPTDLDGVEIGRRHLPSHQMFQNGPNKGHDVFIPIDHIIGGADNAGKGWQMLMSALAAGRGISLPSLSAAGAAFCARTTGAYARIREQFGIPIGRFEGVQDRLARLAGHAYQLDAARRLTCAGLDQGHQPAVISAIMKAHATYRLREAVDDAMDVHAGKAVIDGPLNYLGNLYRAVPVAITVEGANILTRNLIIFGQGAIRCHPWLLKEMLALEQNDREAALDEFDKAFWGHVGHSLRTLGRAWSRSWLGLRPSRAPDAPATRGHYRRLSRYAAALALASDLALLTMGGALKRKEMISARLGDVLSELYLLSGALKRFEDEGSPEADRPVLDYCMASGFRTIETRLDEVFRNFPNRFAAGFLRFVIMPRGVRAHGPDDRLIGRCAALLLEPGETRDRLTEGVYLGAPGEDRGVARLEKAYALVNEAASAEKKLREAKEPDWQKGQRKGVLSEEEAELVRRAREAVAAAIAVDDFAPDAFRRSGEDAPDRDPADQPLRLVGGAGSGGLA, translated from the coding sequence ATGCTCGGAACCGTCAGAAAGAAGCTGCTCACCAGGCCCCTGTTCAAATGGGCCAAAGGCGTGCTGCCCGGCATGTCCGCGACCGAACGCGAGGCGCTCGACGCCGGCGACGTCTGGTGGGACGCGGCGCTGTTCTCCGGCGATCCCGATTGGAAGACGCTTCAGAATGTGCCGAAACCGGAGCTGAGCGCCGAGGAGCGCGCCTTTATCGACGGCCCCGTCGACGAGCTCTGCGCCATGATCGACGACTGGCGCATTTCCTGGGAAGACGGCGATCTGCCCGACGAGGTCTGGCGCTTCATGAAGGAGAAGGGCTTCTTCGGCATGATCATTCCGAAGGCTTATGGCGGCCTCGAGTTCTCCGCCTGGGCCCAGTCGGAGGTCGTCCGCCGCATCTCCACGCGCAGCGCCGACGCCGCCGTCACCGTCATGGTGCCCAATTCGCTCGGTCCCGGCGAACTGCTGATGGAGTTCGGCACCGACGAACAGCGCGATTACTGGCTGCCCCGCCTGGCCGATGGCCGCGAAGTACCCTGCTTCGGCCTGACCAGTCCCGAGGCCGGCTCCGACGCCGCCTCGATGGAGGATACGGGGGTTGTCTGCCGCGGGCGTTTCCAGGGCGAGGAAGTGCTCGGCATCCGCCTGAACTGGCACAAGCGCTACATCACGCTCGGCCCCGTCGCGACGGTGCTCGGCCTCGCCTTCAAGCTGAAGGATCCGGACGGACTGCTGGGCGGCGCGATGGATCTCGGCATTACCGTCGCCCTGGTGCCCACCGATCTGGACGGCGTCGAGATCGGCCGGCGTCACCTGCCGTCGCACCAGATGTTCCAGAACGGTCCCAACAAGGGCCACGACGTCTTCATCCCCATCGACCACATCATCGGCGGCGCCGACAACGCGGGGAAGGGCTGGCAGATGCTGATGAGCGCGCTGGCCGCCGGACGCGGCATCTCCCTGCCGTCGCTTTCCGCCGCCGGCGCCGCGTTCTGCGCCCGCACCACCGGCGCCTACGCCCGTATCCGCGAGCAGTTCGGCATTCCCATCGGCCGCTTCGAAGGCGTTCAGGACCGGCTGGCGCGGCTGGCCGGCCACGCCTATCAGCTCGATGCCGCGCGCCGGCTCACCTGCGCCGGGCTCGACCAGGGCCACCAGCCCGCGGTGATCTCCGCCATCATGAAGGCGCACGCCACCTACCGCCTGCGCGAGGCGGTGGACGACGCCATGGACGTGCATGCCGGCAAGGCAGTGATCGACGGGCCGCTGAACTATCTCGGCAATCTCTATCGCGCCGTGCCTGTCGCCATCACCGTGGAAGGCGCGAACATCCTGACCCGCAACCTGATCATCTTCGGTCAGGGCGCCATCCGCTGCCATCCCTGGCTGCTGAAGGAAATGCTGGCATTGGAGCAGAACGACCGCGAGGCGGCGCTGGACGAATTCGACAAGGCCTTCTGGGGTCATGTCGGCCACAGCCTGCGGACGCTGGGCCGTGCGTGGTCGCGGAGCTGGCTCGGCCTTCGCCCGTCGCGCGCGCCCGATGCGCCGGCGACGCGCGGCCATTATCGCCGGCTCAGCCGCTACGCCGCCGCACTCGCCCTCGCGTCGGATCTGGCCCTGCTGACCATGGGCGGCGCGCTGAAGCGCAAGGAGATGATCTCCGCGCGGCTGGGCGACGTCCTGTCCGAGCTCTATCTGCTTTCGGGCGCGCTGAAGCGCTTCGAGGATGAAGGCAGCCCCGAAGCCGACCGCCCGGTTCTGGACTACTGCATGGCGAGCGGCTTTCGCACCATCGAGACGCGGCTGGACGAGGTCTTCCGCAACTTCCCGAACCGCTTCGCGGCAGGTTTCCTGCGGTTCGTCATCATGCCGCGCGGCGTCCGCGCGCATGGTCCCGACGACCGGTTGATCGGCCGCTGCGCCGCGTTGCTGCTGGAGCCCGGCGAGACTCGCGACCGCCTGACCGAGGGCGTCTATCTCGGCGCGCCGGGCGAGGACCGCGGCGTTGCCCGGCTGGAGAAGGCCTATGCCCTGGTCAACGAGGCGGCGTCGGCCGAGAAGAAGCTGCGCGAGGCGAAGGAACCCGACTGGCAGAAGGGCCAGCGCAAGGGCGTGTTGAGCGAGGAAGAGGCCGAACTGGTGCGACGCGCCCGTGAGGCGGTCGCAGCGGCCATTGCGGTAGATGACTTCGCGCCGGACGCCTTCCGCCGCAGCGGCGAAGACGCTCCCGACCGCGACCCGGCCGATCAGCCATTGCGTCTGGTCGGCGGCGCCGGCAGCGGAGGTCTGGCATGA